A region of Anopheles merus strain MAF chromosome 2R, AmerM5.1, whole genome shotgun sequence DNA encodes the following proteins:
- the LOC121587970 gene encoding 26S proteasome regulatory subunit 4, with amino-acid sequence MGQNQSAGSGGDKDKDKDKKKKYEPPIPTRVGKKKRKAKGPDAALKLPQVTPHTRCRLKLLKLERIKDYLLMEEEFIRNQERLKPQEEKIEEERSKVDDLRGSPMSVGTLEEIIDDNHAIVSTSVGSEHYVSILSFVDKDQLEPGCSVLLNHKVHAVVGVLGDDTDPMVTVMKLEKAPQETYADIGGLDTQIQEIKESVELPLTHPEYYEEMGIKPPKGVILYGPPGTGKTLLAKAVANQTSATFLRVVGSELIQKYLGDGPKLVRELFRVAEEHAPSIVFIDEIDAVGTKRYDSNSGGEREIQRTMLELLNQLDGFDSRGDVKVIMATNRIETLDPALIRPGRIDRKIEFPLPDEKTKRRIFNIHTARMTLAEDVNLSELIMAKDDLSGADIKAICTEAGLMALRERRMKVTNEDFKKSKESVLYRKKEGTPEGLYM; translated from the coding sequence ATGGGACAAAACCAGTCAGCGGGTAGCGGCGGGGACAAAGATAAGGATAAggataagaagaaaaagtacGAGCCACCGATCCCGACGCGGGTTGGCAAAAAGAAGCGCAAGGCAAAGGGACCCGATGCGGCCCTCAAGCTGCCCCAGGTCACCCCACACACGCGCTGCCGGCTGAAGCTGCTCAAGCTGGAGCGCATCAAGGACTATCTGCTGATGGAGGAGGAGTTCATCCGCAACCAGGAAAGACTGAAGCCGCAGGAGGAAAAGATCGAGGAAGAGCGCTCCAAGGTGGACGACCTGCGGGGGTCGCCCATGTCGGTCGGCACGCTGGAGGAGATCATCGACGATAACCACGCAATCGTGTCGACGTCGGTGGGCAGCGAGCACTACGTCAGCATCCTGTCGTTCGTCGACAAGGACCAGCTGGAACCGGGCTGCTCGGTGCTGCTGAACCACAAGGTGCACGCGGTGGTCGGAGTGCTGGGCGACGATACCGACCCGATGGTGACAGTGATGAAGCTGGAGAAAGCGCCGCAGGAAACGTACGCCGACATCGGCGGACTGGACACGCAGATCCAGGAGATCAAGGAATCGGTCGAGCTGCCCCTCACGCACCCCGAGTACTACGAGGAGATGGGCATCAAACCGCCGAAGGGTGTGATCCTGTACGGACCGCCGGGCACGGGCAAAACGCTGCTCGCGAAGGCGGTGGCCAACCAGACGTCCGCCACCTTCCTGCGAGTCGTCGGGTCGGAGCTGATTCAGAAGTATCTCGGCGACGGTCCCAAGCTGGTGCGCGAGCTATTCCGTGTGGCCGAGGAGCACGCCCCGTCGATCGTGTTCATCGACGAAATCGATGCCGTCGGAACGAAGCGGTACGATTCCAACTCGGGCGGTGAGCGCGAAATTCAGCGCACCATGCTGGAGCTGCTCAACCAGCTGGACGGGTTTGATTCGCGCGGCGATGTGAAAGTAATCATGGCCACGAATCGTATTGAAACGCTCGACCCGGCACTGATCCGTCCGGGGCGTATTGATCGAAAGATTGAGTTCCCGCTGCCGGACGAAAAGACCAAGCGACGTATCTTCAACATCCACACTGCCCGTATGACGCTGGCCGAGGATGTGAATCTGTCGGAGTTGATCATGGCGAAGGACGATCTGTCGGGCGCGGACATCAAGGCAATCTGTACGGAGGCGGGCTTGATGGCGCTACGGGAGCGTCGAATGAAGGTGACCAACGAGGACTTCAAGAAGTCCAAGGAGAGTGTGCTCTACCGGAAAAAAGAGGGAACGCCCGAGGGTTTGTACATGTAA
- the LOC121587971 gene encoding uncharacterized protein LOC121587971, producing the protein MALWNQRNLDPPVVLNAPCKSKNIKSQISALTKTSTSMLNYYSTLNTFEKAAAYETRFVNRFKYRLRNMHGFQIMRRVNQTLIRIKNMDLVQVIMDLHSFLPESEYIPQTVNLPVRSNLEYLLVRMQGLCKLLMRVVYLTKEAARFHVKQIVNMHLYPTYVMFLGLMGELWLFSRSVCRRTVQFYEELYPALEILPDTKMSWLPEHYQLPVSLAAWLGEEYERDILQCGDANGATSSNWLGSEGDADLFTLLQHSTTDGEEQLLSRKQETEQANKSVEEAPSFSSVPKALLLQSLRSDTGEVVERKGRNALPTQFDAKRLEHIRSKFHVQQFLKQERTNRTDSPAKALTKGLSEQQFGDFNVRLMKEFNRLSSVEFVKFFKEQFLQLVTEGT; encoded by the exons ATGGCTCTGTGGAATCAAAGAAACCTGGATCCGCCGGTAGTTTTGAATGCCCCGTGTAAATCGAAAAACATCAAGAGTC AAATTTCCGCTCTAACCAAAACGAGTACCAGCATGCTCAACTACTACTCCACGCTGAACACGTTTGAAAAGGCTGCCGCATACGAGACGCGCTTCGTCAATCGCTTCAAGTACCGTTTGCGTAATATGCACGGCTTTCAAATTATGCGACGTGTGAACCAGACGCTGATCCGCATCAAAAACATGGACCTGGTGCAGGTTATTATGGATTTGCACAGCTTCCTGCCCGAGTCGGAATACATCCCGCAGACCGTGAACTTGCCGGTACGATCCAACCTGGAGTATCTGCTGGTAAGAATGCAAGGATTGTGCAAGCTGCTGATGCGTGTCGTCTACCTTACAAAGGAAGCCGCACGATTCCACGTGAAGCAAATAGTGAACATGCATCTGTACCCTACGTACGTGATGTTTCTCGGGTTGATGGGCGAGCTGTGGCTGTTCTCCCGCTCGGTATGCAGAAGGACGGTACAGTTCTACGAGGAGCTGTATCCGGCCCTGGAGATTCTTCCCGATACCAAGATGAGCTGGTTGCCGGAGCATTACCAGCTGCCGGTTAGTTTGGCGGCATGGCTTGGCGAAGAGTATGAGCGTGACATTTTGCAATGCGGCGACGCAAACGGTGCAACATCTAGCAATTGGCTGGGATCGGAAGGGGATGCAGACCTTTTCACCCTGCTTCAGCACAGCACGACGGATGGGGAAGAACAGTTGCTATCGCGGAAACAGGAAACCGAGCAAGCCAACAAGAGTGTGGAGGAAGCGCCATCGTTCAGTTCCGTACCGAAAGCGTTGCTACTGCAGAGTCTGCGCTCCGATACCGGTGAGGTGGTGGAGAGGAAGGGACGGAATGCACTTCCGACGCAATTCGATGCCAAACGGCTCGAACACATACGCTCCAAGTTTCACGTGCAGCAGTTCCTGAAGCAAGAGCGAACCAATCGCACCGACAGCCCGGCGAAAGCGCTGACAAAAGggctttcggagcagcagttTGGTGATTTCAATGTACGCTTGATGAAGGAATTCAACCGACTTTCATCTGTGGAGTTTGTAAAGTTCTTCAAGGAACAGTTTCTACAGCTGGTTACAGAGGGCACGTGA
- the LOC121587967 gene encoding nibrin produces the protein MWFLTNNKTQHVYYLVSHTPCHTVGRTGTDLIITGDDSISRNHASLQPHKDVLKLTDIGSRYGSYVNDNINKTVPISKEHPTELKAGDVIRFGRCGSVWTVGKASFRCLTSTLVMDDQLKTVLEKIGAELLPLYTPGLTHLIMPTITVTTKFLQCMVGQVPIVKPDYFHAIERDCIGKGKALPAVKEFVPSCTETYIRNEELIFHPNPARSTLFRGKEFIFLNTAQYNQFEHIVKLAGGVCVSAQREKIAKSRFLKPNVVTVKLKSSGSSQSQSQSFDTLSQYIASRGRRMVPDLEIGLAIMFCSTEKYCNPEYSFAFNVEECYSSAQGGETLANSTEQQTESTEGKSASGPEINTIPETEPLTEQKPRVATATKPPPVGKAVNGSTRSIASFLVPAPVPIAAAPEERRKSKRMQEAEKSKQQTNDDDEHSSNPPKRLRRTGSPVESVSYSPPVDSKLTESERNEIHVPETQPTPDSAMSQALQSRGFLAVNRHSMESDSRAAGKESAKTRRATNLHQKLDDEDMFNFDEIAPRKKPRMDKANEKPTTITNTAEVRQTVAVGGSRSRRNAPATDQEDLFCFEETPTTQQRRAAAAANQRKANDTLNNSNNSHSKTNPSSATSDASTTRALAGAQNRSKGSNDTTMDGYKEFIKPVQPSAMGWLSSTMCGLKLTGGSGEDHSLDKINIKSEPLDETDDPYGVQRDCKKWIKSMENAFPVREVSMKLVAHRPIDVSGQEVSCVTADGGKNFKAFVKKRNYPVQQLVLGTKSVCVRDDNQCA, from the exons ATGTGGTTCCtcacaaataataaaacac AGCACGTATACTATCTTGTATCACACACCCCCTGCCATACGGTGGGCCGAACCGGTACGGATCTCATTATAACTGGCGACGATTCAATCAGCCGCAATCATGCCTCGCTACAGCCCCACAAGGACGTCCTGAAGCTCACCGACATAGGATCCCGGTATGGATCGTACGTTAACGACAACATTAACAAAACAGTCCCCATCTCCAAGGAGCATCCGACCGAGCTGAAGGCTGGCGATGTGATACGCTTTGGCCGCTGTGGCAGTGTCTGGACGGTCGGCAAAGCTAGCTTTCGGTGTCTCACATCCACGCTCGTCATGGACGATCAGCTGAAAACGGTGCTAGAGAAGATAGGCGCCGAGTTGCTGCCCCTGTACACTCCTGGTCTGACGCATCTCATCATGCCGACCATCACCGTCACCACCAAATTCCTGCAGTGCATGGTCGGTCAGGTGCCGATCGTAAAGCCGGATTACTTCCACGCAATCGAGCGCGATTGCATCGGTAAAGGGAAAGCACTGCCGGCGGTGAAAGAATTCGTTCCCTCCTGCACGGAAACCTACATCCGAAACGAAGAGCTGATCTTTCACCCTAACCCTGCCCGGAGCACACTTTTCCGTGGAAAGGAGTTTATCTTTCTCAACACCGCACAGTACAATCAGTTTGAGCACATTGTCAAGCTGGCCggtggtgtgtgcgtgagtgcgcAGCGGGAAAAAATAGCCAAATCACGCTTTCTCAAACCGAACGTGGTAACGGTGAAGCTGAAATCATCCGGCTCATCCCAATCGCAGTCCCAGTCGTTTGACACGCTGTCCCAGTACATTGCGTCACGGGGACGCCGCATGGTGCCGGATCTGGAAATTGGGCTAGCGATCATGTTCTGCTCGACGGAAAAGTACTGCAATCCGGAGTACAGCTTCGCGTTCAACGTCGAGGAGTGCTACAGTTCGGCGCAGGGCGGAGAAACGCTTGCCAACAGCACGGAGCAGCAAACGGAAAGCACAGAGGGAAAGAGTGCGAGCGGGCCCGAAATAAACACCATCCCGGAAACGGAACCGCTAACTGAACAGAAGCCAAGAGTAGCTACAGCAACCAAACCGCCCCCCGTGGGTAAAGCAGTTAACGGTTCTACACGTTCTATCGCGTCCTTTCTCGTTCCGGCGCCTGTGCCGATCGCTGCCGCTCCCGAAGAACGACGCAAATCGAAACGAATGCAGGAGGCAGAGAAAAGCAAGCAGCAAACGAATGACGACGATGAGCACAGCAGCAATCCGCCCAAGCGTCTCCGACGTACTGGTTCTCCAGTGGAAAGCGTGAGCTACTCGCCGCCTGTGGATTCGAAACTTACAGAATCGGAACGAAATGAGATACATGTGCCCGAAACGCAACCGACACCCGACTCCGCGATGTCGCAAGCTCTGCAATCACGTGGCTTCCTGGCGGTTAACCGACATTCCATGGAGTCGGATTCGCGGGCGGCCGGTAAGGAGTCGGCCAAAACTCGCCGTGCCACCAACCTTCACCAGAAGCTGGACGATGAGGATATGTTTAACTTCGATGAGATTGCTCCACGAAAGAAACCGCGCATGGACAAGGCAAATGAAAAGCCGACCACCATCACGAACACAGCGGAGGTAAGGCAGACGGTAGCGGTTGGAGGTAGTCGTAGTCGACGGAACGCTCCGGCAACAGATCAAGAGGATCTGTTTTGCTTCGAAGAAACTCCCACCACCCAGCAgcgacgtgctgctgctgctgctaaccaACGCAAGGCGAATGATACTCTCAACAACAGTAATAATAGCCATTCGAAAACCAACCCATCGTCGGCCACATCCGATGCGTCCACAACCCGCGCGCTGGCCGGGGCACAGAATCGAAGCAAGGGAAGCAACGATACGACGATGGATGGGTACAAGGAATTTATAAAACCAGTACAACCATCCGCGATGGGCTGGCTGTCGTCGACGATGTGCGGCTTAAAgctgaccggtggcagcggtgAGGACCATTCGCTCGACAAGATCAACATAAAATCGGAACCGCTGGACGAAACCGACGATCCGTACGGTGTGCAGCGAGATTGCAAAAAGTGGATCAAAAGCATGGAGAATGCGTTTCCGGTGCGTGAGGTAAGCATGAAGCTGGTGGCCCACCGTCCAATCGATGTCAGCGGCCAGGAGGTGTCGTGCGTTACGGCCGATGGAGGCAAGAATTTTAAAGCATTCGTGAAG AAACGCAACTATCCGGTACAGCAGCTCGTTCTCGGAACGAAATCTGTTTGCGTGCGGGACGACAACCAGTGTGCATGA
- the LOC121589591 gene encoding adrenodoxin-like protein 2, mitochondrial produces the protein MFRLAVTSRFLCQQLARTELATSGMRSLQSATSVSAFTSTRRTAHTTHGISSARSLSTSQPKLQSEEVEVTFVRANGERVKAKGKIGDSLLDVIVNNNIDFEGFGACEGTLTCSTCHLIFSKADYDRLPEKPSDEELDMLDLAYELTDTSRLGCQITLSKDLEGLEVRVPATINDARS, from the exons ATGTTCCGACTGGCGGTTACGTCACGGTTCCTCTGTCAGCAGCTTGCCCGGACGGAGCTGGCCACCAGTGGCATGCGGTCGCTGCAATCTGCCACCAGCGTTTCCGCGTTCACCAGCACCAGACGGACGGCACACACGACGCATGGCATTAGCAGTGCAAGATCGCTGTCCACCTCGCAGCCAAAGTTGCAAAGCGAAGA ggTGGAAGTAACGTTCGTGCGCGCGAATGGAGAACGGGTGAAGGCGAAGGGCAAGATCGGAGACTCACTGTTGGACGTCATCGTTAACAACAATATCGATTTTGAAGGATTCGGCGCTTGCGAAGGAACGCTAACGTGCTCCACTTGCCATCTGATCTTCTCGAAAGCGGACTACGATCGTCTGCCGGAAAAACCAAGCGACGAGGAGCTGGACATGCTGGACCTAGCGTACGAGCTAACCGACACCTCCCGACTCGGCTGCCAAATCACACTGTCGAAGGACCTGGAGGGGCTCGAGGTGCGTGTACCCGCCACTATCAACGATGCTCGCAGCTAA